In a genomic window of Methylobacter sp. YRD-M1:
- a CDS encoding NADH:ubiquinone reductase (Na(+)-transporting) subunit B produces the protein MSARDFLDSIEPHFTKGGRLEKYYGLYEMVDTFIYTPSDVTRGTTHVRDGNDLKRTMTFVVIATFFCILMAFYNTGYQANVAMETMGLTKADNWRSIPMMVFGYSPYNPLSCLVHGALYFLPVYIVTLAVGGIWEVLFATVRGHEVNEGFLVSSMLYSLILPPEIPLWQVALGISFGIVIGKEVFGGTGKNFLNPALTGRAFLFFAYPASMSGDSVWVAVDGFTAATPLSLASAGGVEAIKEGYGWLQAFFGFIPGSMGETSTFAIMLGAAFLLYTRVASWRIMAGVMIGMIASSLLLNIIGSETNPMFALPWYWHLVLGGFAFGTVYMATDPVTAAGTDKGRWVYGILIGVMVVIIRVINPAFPEGMMLAILFSNMFAPIIDYFVVQANIRRRVKRHA, from the coding sequence ATGTCGGCTAGAGATTTCTTAGATAGCATAGAGCCGCATTTTACAAAAGGCGGTAGGTTGGAAAAGTACTACGGTCTCTATGAGATGGTGGATACTTTCATCTATACACCCTCTGATGTAACACGCGGAACAACACATGTTCGTGACGGCAACGACCTGAAACGGACCATGACTTTTGTTGTGATAGCAACATTTTTCTGTATTTTGATGGCTTTCTATAACACTGGCTATCAAGCCAACGTGGCTATGGAAACCATGGGCCTGACAAAAGCGGACAACTGGCGCAGTATCCCCATGATGGTATTTGGATACAGCCCATACAATCCATTGTCATGCCTGGTTCATGGTGCTTTGTACTTCTTGCCGGTTTACATTGTGACGCTGGCTGTCGGCGGTATTTGGGAAGTTTTGTTTGCCACAGTGCGTGGACATGAAGTTAACGAAGGCTTCCTGGTTTCATCAATGTTGTATTCATTGATCTTGCCTCCCGAAATTCCTTTATGGCAAGTTGCTTTGGGTATTTCATTCGGTATTGTTATCGGTAAGGAAGTATTCGGCGGTACCGGCAAAAACTTTCTGAATCCGGCGTTGACTGGCCGTGCATTTTTGTTCTTCGCATATCCTGCTTCCATGTCAGGTGATTCTGTATGGGTCGCTGTGGACGGCTTTACTGCGGCAACGCCTCTGAGCCTTGCATCAGCAGGCGGCGTTGAAGCGATTAAAGAAGGGTATGGCTGGTTGCAGGCTTTCTTTGGCTTTATCCCTGGCTCCATGGGAGAGACATCTACTTTCGCCATTATGCTTGGTGCTGCCTTTTTGCTTTATACACGTGTGGCATCTTGGAGAATCATGGCGGGCGTCATGATCGGCATGATAGCGTCATCGTTGTTATTGAACATCATAGGCAGTGAAACTAATCCGATGTTTGCATTACCTTGGTACTGGCATCTGGTTTTAGGCGGCTTTGCTTTTGGTACTGTCTATATGGCAACTGATCCTGTAACAGCAGCTGGTACAGACAAAGGCCGGTGGGTATATGGAATATTAATTGGTGTGATGGTAGTGATCATTCGCGTCATCAATCCTGCTTTCCCGGAGGGCATGATGCTGGCGATTCTGTTTTCCAATATGTTTGCACCGATCATTGATTATTTTGTCGTTCAGGCAAACATTAGAAGAAGGGTGAAACGTCATGCCTAA
- a CDS encoding Na(+)-translocating NADH-quinone reductase subunit A → MQFTIKKGLDLPITGEPKQVIEDGNEVRSVAVLGMDYVGMKPTMMVSEGDTVKLGQILFSDKKNPGVNFTSPGAGVVKVINRGAKRALQSVVIELQGNTEESFAKYEESRLNDLTAEQVKENLLASGLWTSLRTRPYGKIPAIDSAPHSIFVTAIDTSPLAADPAVIIKARGNDFANGLAVVSKLTAGKTYVCKATGADIAVGNASSVVVAEFSGPHPAGLPSTHIHFIDPVNAEKFVWHLDYQAVMAIGALFTTGKLNVERVVSLSGPTVKNPRLIRTRVGANTEDLVAGELDENVESRVVSGSVLYGHRAADWAAYLGYYSNQVSALQEGRARELFGWIVPGKDKYSALDVYTSSVDRKTGRKFPLTTSKNGSNRAIVPVGIYETVMPLDILPTPLVKSLVVGDTDQAQLLGCLELNEEDMSLLTFVDPGKHDFGPVLRANLTKIEKEG, encoded by the coding sequence ATGCAATTTACTATTAAAAAAGGTTTGGACTTGCCCATAACGGGAGAGCCCAAACAGGTTATTGAGGATGGCAATGAGGTTAGGTCCGTTGCTGTCCTGGGGATGGATTATGTAGGCATGAAGCCTACTATGATGGTCAGTGAAGGGGATACGGTCAAACTAGGCCAGATACTCTTCAGTGACAAGAAAAATCCTGGCGTCAATTTTACTTCACCTGGAGCAGGTGTTGTGAAAGTCATTAATCGTGGTGCTAAACGGGCTTTACAATCTGTTGTGATTGAATTGCAGGGAAATACAGAAGAGTCGTTCGCGAAATATGAAGAGTCCAGGTTAAATGATTTAACAGCGGAACAGGTTAAAGAAAATTTGTTGGCATCAGGCCTATGGACGTCCTTGCGTACGCGTCCGTATGGAAAAATTCCAGCGATTGATAGTGCACCTCATTCCATTTTCGTGACGGCGATCGATACTAGTCCTTTAGCGGCTGATCCCGCCGTTATCATTAAGGCCCGCGGCAATGATTTTGCCAATGGGTTAGCCGTTGTTTCCAAGCTGACGGCCGGTAAAACCTATGTTTGCAAGGCTACTGGCGCCGATATTGCTGTAGGCAATGCCTCTTCAGTTGTTGTTGCCGAGTTTTCAGGTCCGCATCCTGCAGGTTTGCCGAGCACGCATATTCACTTTATCGATCCTGTTAATGCGGAGAAATTCGTCTGGCATCTGGATTACCAGGCTGTGATGGCAATTGGTGCTTTATTTACAACCGGCAAGCTGAATGTCGAAAGAGTTGTGTCATTGTCGGGACCAACTGTCAAGAATCCAAGACTGATCCGTACCCGTGTCGGTGCCAACACCGAAGACCTGGTTGCTGGTGAATTGGACGAGAATGTTGAGAGCCGCGTGGTTTCAGGTTCTGTCTTATATGGACACAGAGCAGCAGATTGGGCTGCCTATTTAGGTTATTACAGCAATCAGGTTTCAGCACTGCAAGAAGGCCGTGCGCGTGAATTATTCGGCTGGATTGTGCCTGGTAAAGACAAATACTCTGCACTGGATGTTTATACTTCAAGCGTTGATCGCAAAACCGGCCGCAAGTTTCCATTGACAACAAGCAAAAATGGCAGCAACCGGGCGATCGTTCCTGTCGGCATTTATGAGACCGTGATGCCTCTGGATATCCTGCCTACGCCATTAGTGAAGTCACTGGTGGTAGGGGATACGGATCAGGCTCAATTATTGGGCTGTCTGGAGCTTAATGAGGAAGATATGTCCTTGTTAACTTTTGTCGATCCGGGCAAACATGATTTCGGTCCCGTGCTGAGAGCGAATTTAACTAAAATTGAGAAGGAAGGATAA
- a CDS encoding protein adenylyltransferase SelO, protein MNSMPKITHLDALLFDNRFIRELPGDRDVSNNRRQVIGACYSRVLPTSVIKPKLIAYSREVADQLDLAPGVCESDYFTEVFAGNRLSAGMEPYAACYGGHQFGNWAGQLGDGRAINLGEVLNRQGQRLVLQLKGAGPTPYSRTADGLAVLRSSVREFLCSEAMHHLGVPTTRALSLTSTGESVIRDMFYDGNPKAEPGAVVCRVAPSFTRFGSFQIFTARGDIKLLKELVDYTIRTDFPHLEEPSPAVYLAWYEEVCRKTAEMIVHWQRVGFVHGVMNTDNMSILGLTIDYGPYGWLENYDPDWTPNTTDASMRRYRFGNQPQIAFWNLAQLANAIYPLIGQEDLMRQAIDVYAECFEKGWQDMMASKLGLRAFDNSLSTELLTILQLVETDMTIFYRKLAMMKIDNKSPEDISDEALIVPLMEAYYEPEQLPSNYRERIGHWLRNYMRRIQKDETQDQERRVRMNSVNPKYVLRNYMAQSAIDKAEQGDYSMIDELMELLRYPYDEQVDKEVFAAKRPDWARKRAGCSMLSCSS, encoded by the coding sequence ATGAATTCCATGCCAAAAATCACTCACCTTGATGCGTTGCTATTTGATAACCGTTTTATACGCGAGTTGCCTGGTGATCGTGATGTTTCAAATAATCGCCGCCAGGTAATTGGTGCCTGTTATTCCCGTGTATTGCCGACCAGTGTCATCAAGCCAAAACTGATTGCCTATTCCAGAGAAGTTGCGGATCAGCTGGATTTGGCTCCTGGAGTTTGTGAATCGGACTATTTTACCGAGGTCTTTGCAGGCAACAGATTGTCGGCGGGCATGGAGCCCTATGCGGCCTGTTATGGCGGGCACCAGTTCGGCAATTGGGCAGGGCAGCTGGGTGACGGGCGGGCTATCAATCTGGGCGAGGTCCTTAATCGTCAAGGGCAGCGGTTGGTTCTGCAACTCAAAGGCGCCGGTCCTACGCCTTACTCGCGTACGGCAGACGGCTTGGCTGTATTGCGCTCGTCGGTGCGCGAGTTCTTGTGCAGCGAAGCTATGCATCATCTTGGCGTGCCGACCACGCGGGCTCTGAGCTTGACATCGACCGGTGAGAGCGTGATTCGGGATATGTTCTATGACGGCAATCCAAAGGCTGAGCCTGGAGCTGTTGTGTGTCGGGTGGCGCCTTCCTTTACGCGTTTCGGAAGTTTTCAGATTTTTACGGCGCGCGGTGATATCAAGCTGCTCAAAGAGTTGGTGGATTACACGATTCGAACTGACTTTCCGCATTTAGAGGAACCTTCGCCGGCAGTTTATCTGGCCTGGTATGAGGAAGTCTGCCGTAAGACAGCCGAGATGATTGTACACTGGCAGCGTGTGGGATTCGTTCATGGCGTCATGAATACCGACAATATGTCTATCCTCGGACTCACTATCGACTATGGGCCTTATGGCTGGCTGGAGAATTATGATCCTGACTGGACGCCCAACACGACCGATGCTTCAATGCGCCGTTATCGTTTCGGTAATCAACCGCAGATCGCCTTCTGGAATCTGGCGCAACTCGCCAATGCCATTTATCCGTTGATCGGGCAAGAAGATCTGATGCGACAGGCTATCGATGTTTATGCTGAGTGCTTTGAGAAAGGCTGGCAGGATATGATGGCCAGCAAGTTGGGCTTGAGGGCCTTTGACAATTCATTAAGCACAGAGTTATTGACTATATTGCAGTTGGTTGAAACGGATATGACTATTTTCTATCGCAAGCTGGCCATGATGAAGATCGATAATAAGTCGCCTGAGGATATCAGCGATGAAGCACTTATAGTGCCGCTGATGGAAGCTTATTATGAGCCGGAGCAATTACCCTCTAACTATAGAGAGCGCATTGGTCATTGGTTAAGAAATTACATGCGGCGAATCCAGAAGGACGAAACGCAGGATCAGGAAAGAAGAGTGCGCATGAATTCCGTCAATCCTAAGTATGTGCTGCGAAATTACATGGCTCAATCAGCTATCGACAAAGCCGAGCAGGGCGACTATTCAATGATTGATGAGTTAATGGAACTGTTGCGGTACCCGTACGATGAACAAGTTGACAAGGAAGTGTTTGCTGCAAAACGTCCGGATTGGGCAAGAAAGCGCGCCGGGTGTTCGATGTTGTCTTGCAGTTCCTAG
- a CDS encoding D-alanyl-D-alanine carboxypeptidase family protein, translating into MKFIRLILLPFLLFFVSEISYGRHSAIVIDADNGSILHEVEANQPWFPASLTKVMTLYMTFDALKEGQISLHDTLTASWHAARQPNSRLGLRQGEKLTVRDAILAVITRSANDAAVVLGEELGGTEENFGAMMTAKARSLGMSSTRFMNATGLPNDLQVTTSRDLAILAWRIQRDFPVYYQFFSAQSFDYKGTALRSINAFVKNYPGAEGMKTGFTCGSGYNLMASAHQNGQRLIGVVLGGMTSKERYQLMTQIMDDSFAKRFSDNPSRDIYSIPADSFSPPPYQLGCGSHRATSNPLAQGDNISRHMGHATLPRKIHHVKRANKVKHTIKAAHTSKTKSATQTRKASRTKSATKAKSATKTKPAAKTKTAVKTKSASKIKKTNS; encoded by the coding sequence GTGAAATTTATTCGACTTATTTTATTGCCCTTTCTTTTGTTTTTCGTATCTGAAATCAGTTACGGACGACATTCCGCCATTGTTATCGATGCCGATAACGGCAGCATTTTGCACGAAGTAGAGGCCAACCAACCTTGGTTCCCGGCATCCCTGACAAAAGTCATGACACTTTACATGACGTTTGATGCTTTAAAAGAAGGGCAAATTAGTCTGCATGATACATTGACTGCCTCCTGGCATGCGGCACGGCAGCCTAACAGCAGACTTGGTTTGAGGCAGGGAGAAAAACTGACTGTCAGGGATGCTATCTTAGCGGTAATCACACGCTCCGCGAATGACGCAGCCGTTGTTCTGGGAGAAGAACTCGGGGGAACTGAAGAAAACTTCGGGGCTATGATGACTGCAAAAGCACGCTCATTAGGGATGAGCAGCACCCGATTCATGAATGCAACCGGACTTCCTAATGACTTGCAAGTCACCACTTCGCGGGATCTTGCGATTTTGGCATGGCGAATCCAGCGCGATTTTCCTGTTTATTATCAATTTTTCTCTGCTCAAAGTTTTGATTACAAGGGCACCGCTTTGCGCAGCATCAATGCTTTCGTAAAGAATTACCCTGGCGCAGAAGGCATGAAGACCGGCTTCACCTGCGGGTCAGGCTATAACCTGATGGCATCAGCGCATCAGAATGGACAACGACTGATCGGCGTGGTATTAGGAGGAATGACCAGCAAGGAACGCTATCAGCTAATGACTCAGATCATGGATGACAGCTTTGCCAAAAGATTTAGCGATAATCCATCAAGAGATATTTATTCCATACCAGCCGACTCATTCAGCCCCCCGCCTTATCAACTTGGTTGCGGCAGCCACCGAGCGACATCAAATCCGTTAGCGCAAGGCGACAACATTAGCAGGCATATGGGTCATGCCACGCTTCCCAGAAAAATCCATCACGTCAAGCGCGCGAACAAAGTCAAGCACACGATAAAAGCCGCGCACACAAGCAAAACCAAAAGCGCCACCCAAACCAGAAAGGCAAGCAGAACCAAAAGCGCCACCAAAGCAAAAAGCGCAACTAAAACAAAGCCTGCAGCCAAAACAAAGACTGCAGTCAAAACAAAGAGCGCGAGCAAGATCAAGAAAACAAATAGCTAG
- the galE gene encoding UDP-glucose 4-epimerase GalE: MNGQTILVTGGTGYIGSHACVELLASGYQVVVVDNLSNSKVEPLRRLEKITGKSLQFYEADIRDKKALAEVFDREPINAVMHFAGLKAVGESCRQPLSYYHNNVYGTMVLAEAMSEANVKQLVFSSSATVYGESTSVQYVEDFPLGAINPYGRSKLMIEEILRDLSAADTINEAQSPWKIALLRYFNPIGAHESGLIGEDPNGIPNNLMPYVSQVAIGKLAQLSVFGDDYPTRDGTGVRDYIHVVDLVKGHIKALEALQSEKFKSGGCKAYNLGTGRGYSVLDIIKTFEAVTGRKVNYKIAPRRAGDLPEYFANAELAYKELGWKAEKNLDDMVADTWNWQCKNPQGYV, translated from the coding sequence ATGAATGGACAAACGATATTGGTCACTGGGGGTACGGGCTATATTGGCAGCCACGCTTGTGTTGAATTGCTGGCGTCCGGCTATCAGGTTGTCGTCGTCGATAACTTATCCAATAGCAAAGTGGAGCCTTTGCGCCGGCTGGAGAAAATAACAGGCAAATCGCTACAGTTTTACGAAGCCGATATTCGCGACAAGAAGGCATTGGCGGAAGTTTTTGATCGGGAACCCATCAACGCCGTCATGCATTTTGCCGGGTTAAAGGCCGTAGGCGAGTCGTGCAGGCAGCCGTTAAGTTATTATCATAACAATGTGTATGGCACGATGGTGCTGGCTGAAGCGATGTCCGAGGCCAACGTCAAACAGCTGGTGTTCAGTTCTTCCGCGACCGTTTATGGTGAATCTACTTCTGTGCAGTATGTCGAGGATTTTCCTTTGGGCGCGATCAATCCTTACGGCCGGTCCAAACTCATGATTGAGGAGATTCTGCGCGACCTGTCGGCAGCCGATACAATCAACGAGGCGCAATCACCCTGGAAAATTGCCTTATTACGCTATTTTAATCCCATCGGCGCGCACGAGAGCGGTTTGATCGGCGAGGATCCCAACGGTATTCCCAATAACCTGATGCCCTACGTTTCGCAAGTGGCGATCGGTAAATTGGCGCAGTTATCCGTCTTCGGCGATGATTATCCGACCCGGGACGGTACCGGTGTCAGGGATTATATTCATGTGGTTGATCTGGTCAAAGGCCATATCAAGGCGCTGGAAGCGCTACAGAGCGAAAAATTCAAGTCAGGCGGCTGCAAGGCTTATAACCTCGGTACAGGCAGAGGGTATAGCGTTCTCGACATTATAAAAACTTTCGAAGCAGTAACGGGACGGAAAGTAAATTATAAAATCGCTCCGCGCAGAGCAGGGGATCTTCCCGAATATTTCGCCAATGCTGAGTTGGCGTACAAAGAACTTGGCTGGAAGGCAGAGAAAAATCTTGATGATATGGTTGCAGATACCTGGAACTGGCAATGCAAAAATCCGCAAGGGTATGTTTAG
- a CDS encoding HlyC/CorC family transporter, which translates to MNDEHPPSRNSPQKSWVDKISHLLTGEPQDLDDLLEVLREAREKRLLDTDALSMIEGVLQVSEMRVRDIMIPRIQMVVVPRDAELNTIFPLVLESAHSRFPVIEDDRSKVVGILLAKDLLAHALQNKHLKVEEIMRPVNFVPESKRLNVLLKEFRTNRDHMAIVIDEYGLAAGLITIEDVLEQIVGEIEDEYDEEEDEGYISQRNENEFMIKALTPIEEFDEYFSTHLATDEYDTVGGFIVSQMEHMPKKGESLVVDNLRFEVIRADNRRLHLIKLKKID; encoded by the coding sequence ATGAATGATGAGCACCCCCCAAGTAGAAACTCCCCGCAGAAGAGTTGGGTTGATAAAATAAGCCATCTGCTGACCGGGGAGCCGCAGGATCTGGATGACCTTCTTGAGGTTTTGAGAGAAGCCAGGGAAAAACGATTGTTGGATACTGATGCCTTGTCCATGATTGAAGGGGTTTTACAAGTATCTGAAATGCGCGTCAGGGATATTATGATACCGCGTATCCAAATGGTAGTAGTGCCGCGCGATGCCGAGCTCAACACCATCTTTCCGCTGGTTTTGGAATCAGCACATTCACGTTTTCCGGTTATTGAAGATGACCGCAGCAAGGTCGTCGGTATTTTATTGGCAAAAGATCTCTTGGCGCATGCCTTGCAGAATAAGCATCTTAAAGTTGAAGAAATCATGCGTCCGGTCAATTTCGTCCCGGAAAGCAAGCGATTAAACGTTTTACTGAAAGAATTCCGTACTAACCGCGATCACATGGCCATCGTGATAGATGAATACGGATTGGCGGCCGGCTTAATCACCATTGAAGATGTGTTAGAGCAGATTGTCGGTGAAATCGAAGACGAATACGATGAGGAGGAAGATGAAGGCTATATCTCCCAACGTAATGAAAACGAGTTCATGATAAAAGCGTTAACGCCGATAGAAGAATTCGATGAGTATTTTTCTACGCATCTGGCAACTGACGAGTATGACACTGTTGGCGGGTTCATTGTCAGTCAGATGGAGCACATGCCTAAAAAAGGTGAAAGCCTGGTTGTAGACAATCTGCGGTTTGAGGTGATCAGGGCCGATAATAGGCGCTTGCATTTGATAAAGTTGAAAAAAATTGACTAA
- the ybeY gene encoding rRNA maturation RNase YbeY, with amino-acid sequence MNLIDIQRVFESEGQPDEAQIQVWVDAALEDVNQDTEIVIRIVDEAESAQLNEQYRHKKGPTNILSFPFEVPDGIELNLLGDLVICAPVVASEASEQHKLLAHHWAHIIVHGVLHLLGYDHIDDDEAEQMEGKEIEILKKLNINNPYIEVTKA; translated from the coding sequence ATGAACCTGATAGACATCCAGCGCGTTTTTGAATCGGAAGGCCAGCCGGATGAGGCGCAAATTCAGGTATGGGTTGACGCAGCGCTTGAAGATGTCAATCAGGACACCGAAATTGTCATCCGTATCGTCGATGAAGCGGAAAGCGCCCAGCTCAACGAACAGTACCGCCATAAAAAAGGACCTACTAATATTCTCAGTTTTCCGTTTGAAGTGCCGGATGGCATTGAATTGAATTTGTTAGGCGATCTGGTGATTTGTGCTCCGGTTGTGGCCAGTGAGGCGAGCGAACAGCATAAACTGCTGGCTCATCACTGGGCGCATATTATAGTCCACGGCGTATTGCATTTGTTGGGCTATGATCATATCGATGATGACGAAGCCGAACAGATGGAAGGCAAAGAGATAGAAATTCTCAAAAAATTGAATATAAATAATCCCTATATTGAGGTAACAAAAGCATGA
- a CDS encoding PhoH family protein, translating into MTTQEITLLPADNVRLSNFCGQFDSHLRQIEARLQVEIANRGNHFKVTGVDSSVKAACAVMQKLFESTEREPLTSELIHLAMQDASIEQILAAPEEPDKPNVLIKTKRGILKGRGANQQDYLRKIMSHDINFGVGPAGTGKTYLAVACAVEALQTEKVRKIILVRPAVEAGEKLGFLPGDMAQKVDPYLRPLYDALYEMLGFERVEKMIDRGVIEVAPLAFMRGRTLNDAFIILDEAQNTTTEQIKMFLTRVGFGSTAVVTGDVTQIDLPSEKMSGLRHVLEVLKDVEGISFTFFNARDVVRHPLVQRIVSAYETYEKKHKAD; encoded by the coding sequence GTGGTCAGTTCGATTCTCATTTGCGGCAGATTGAAGCCCGCCTTCAGGTTGAAATCGCCAATCGCGGTAACCATTTTAAAGTTACCGGCGTTGATAGTTCAGTAAAAGCGGCTTGCGCAGTCATGCAGAAATTGTTCGAAAGTACTGAAAGAGAACCGCTGACATCCGAATTGATCCATCTGGCCATGCAGGACGCTTCTATAGAACAGATTCTGGCAGCGCCTGAAGAGCCGGATAAACCGAATGTCCTGATCAAGACCAAGCGCGGCATCTTGAAAGGCCGAGGGGCCAATCAACAGGACTATCTACGAAAAATCATGTCGCATGACATCAACTTCGGCGTCGGTCCTGCCGGAACCGGTAAGACCTATTTGGCTGTAGCCTGTGCGGTTGAAGCGCTGCAGACCGAGAAGGTCAGAAAAATCATCCTGGTGCGTCCGGCCGTGGAAGCCGGCGAGAAACTCGGTTTCCTGCCCGGCGATATGGCCCAAAAAGTCGATCCGTATTTGCGGCCTCTTTATGATGCCCTGTATGAAATGCTTGGTTTTGAGCGTGTTGAAAAAATGATCGACCGCGGCGTTATCGAAGTGGCTCCGCTGGCGTTTATGCGCGGCCGGACGCTCAACGATGCCTTCATTATTCTGGATGAGGCGCAAAACACGACTACCGAACAGATCAAGATGTTTTTAACCCGCGTCGGTTTCGGTTCGACTGCTGTAGTGACGGGCGATGTGACGCAAATTGATTTGCCTTCCGAAAAAATGTCCGGCTTAAGACATGTGCTTGAGGTTTTGAAGGATGTTGAAGGCATTAGCTTTACTTTTTTCAATGCGAGGGATGTTGTCCGGCATCCCTTGGTGCAACGTATCGTTTCTGCTTATGAAACATATGAAAAGAAGCACAAGGCGGATTGA